One region of Vigna angularis cultivar LongXiaoDou No.4 chromosome 10, ASM1680809v1, whole genome shotgun sequence genomic DNA includes:
- the LOC108335636 gene encoding deSI-like protein At4g17486 isoform X1 gives MALSNFQLEGVFTSSSLLSATLCCTKGFKNGWPSVVRLRLRDKSVTPFCIFSKVKSAGNIPGNTPVYLNVYDLTTVNGYMYWAGLGIFHSGVEVYGVEYAFGAHDYPTSGVFEVEPRQCPGFKFRKSIFMGTTNLDPFQIREFMERQSANYNGDTYHLIVKNCNHFCEDICYKLTGSSIPKWVNRLARIGSFCNCILPDALKTSTVEHDPNFQGCDSEKRRLRTAFSCLSSISMPHKEVSMSSLFMHSHYKGCLPPWELKKSKKGRLKQKLEEQFTSQ, from the exons ATGGCTCTTTCAAACTTTCAACTTGAAGGAGTTTTCACTTCATCCTCTCTTCTTTCAGCTACCCTTTGCTGCACAAAAG GTTTCAAAAATGGTTGGCCCTCTGTTGTGCGTCTTCGTCTTAGAGACAAATCAGTGACCCCCTTCTGCATATTCTCTAAAGTGAAATCCGCCGGCAACATACCAGGGAACACACCTGTCTATCTCAATGTCTATGATTTGACAACAGTAAATGGTTATATGTATTGGGCTGGCCTTGGTATTTTCCACTCTGGTGTTGAAG TTTATGGAGTAGAATATGCATTTGGCGCTCATGACTATCCAACAAGTGGTGTCTTTGAGGTTGAACCTCGGCAGTGTCCTGGCTTTAAGTTTAGGAAGTCCATATTCATGGGAACTACTAATTTAGATCCCTTCCAGATTAGAGAGTTCATGGAACGTCAGTCTGCAAATTACAATGGTGATACTTATCATTTGATTGTCAAGAACTGCAACCATTTCTGTGAGGATATTTGTTACAAGCTAACAGGAAGTTCTATACCAAAATGGGTCAATCGTCTGGCAAGAATAG GTTCCTTCTGCAACTGCATACTCCCTGATGCTCTTAAAACTTCCACTGTTGAGCATGATCCAAACTTTCAAGGGTGTGATAGTGAGAAAAGAAGACTGAGAACTGCTTTCAGTTGTTTGTCATCAATCTCAATGCCTCATAAGGAAGTTTCAATGTCTTCATTATTTATGCACTCTCACTATAAAGGGTGCCTGCCACCATGGGAGTTAAAGAAGTCTAAAAAGGGAAGACTAAAGCAAAAGTTAGAAGAGCAGTTCACTTCTCAGTAA
- the LOC108335636 gene encoding deSI-like protein At4g17486 isoform X2 encodes MKSGFKNGWPSVVRLRLRDKSVTPFCIFSKVKSAGNIPGNTPVYLNVYDLTTVNGYMYWAGLGIFHSGVEVYGVEYAFGAHDYPTSGVFEVEPRQCPGFKFRKSIFMGTTNLDPFQIREFMERQSANYNGDTYHLIVKNCNHFCEDICYKLTGSSIPKWVNRLARIGSFCNCILPDALKTSTVEHDPNFQGCDSEKRRLRTAFSCLSSISMPHKEVSMSSLFMHSHYKGCLPPWELKKSKKGRLKQKLEEQFTSQ; translated from the exons ATGAAATCAGGTTTCAAAAATGGTTGGCCCTCTGTTGTGCGTCTTCGTCTTAGAGACAAATCAGTGACCCCCTTCTGCATATTCTCTAAAGTGAAATCCGCCGGCAACATACCAGGGAACACACCTGTCTATCTCAATGTCTATGATTTGACAACAGTAAATGGTTATATGTATTGGGCTGGCCTTGGTATTTTCCACTCTGGTGTTGAAG TTTATGGAGTAGAATATGCATTTGGCGCTCATGACTATCCAACAAGTGGTGTCTTTGAGGTTGAACCTCGGCAGTGTCCTGGCTTTAAGTTTAGGAAGTCCATATTCATGGGAACTACTAATTTAGATCCCTTCCAGATTAGAGAGTTCATGGAACGTCAGTCTGCAAATTACAATGGTGATACTTATCATTTGATTGTCAAGAACTGCAACCATTTCTGTGAGGATATTTGTTACAAGCTAACAGGAAGTTCTATACCAAAATGGGTCAATCGTCTGGCAAGAATAG GTTCCTTCTGCAACTGCATACTCCCTGATGCTCTTAAAACTTCCACTGTTGAGCATGATCCAAACTTTCAAGGGTGTGATAGTGAGAAAAGAAGACTGAGAACTGCTTTCAGTTGTTTGTCATCAATCTCAATGCCTCATAAGGAAGTTTCAATGTCTTCATTATTTATGCACTCTCACTATAAAGGGTGCCTGCCACCATGGGAGTTAAAGAAGTCTAAAAAGGGAAGACTAAAGCAAAAGTTAGAAGAGCAGTTCACTTCTCAGTAA
- the LOC108335634 gene encoding UPF0496 protein At4g34320 translates to MGSHVSKKTHETSSGINFNTDMATELRSYEDAWKLDSDLQSFDTTVQARANQVMNTLAVGVEVRSLSFESLKQVTECLLEMNQEVVKVILDCKKDIWKNRELFELVEEYFDNSLQTLDFCTALEKCLKRARDSQLLILVALQQFEEETEMGEKHYIRTLQELKNFKAAGDPFSEEFFQMYQSIYNQQILMLEKLRVRQSKLDKKAKQIHTGRKVSSMIFVATVAAVLICSIVAAAIATPHVAAALAAVTAVPIGSMGKWIDSLLKNYETVVRGQKEVIVSMQVGTYVAIKDLDNIRVLIDRLEIEIESLLQNVKFAIEDDAVKVAIEEIKKKLEVFMKNVEDLGGQTDNCSRDIIRARTVVLQKIIKLPHT, encoded by the coding sequence ATGGGGTCACACGTGAGCAAGAAGACCCATGAAACATCATCCGGAATTAACTTCAATACAGATATGGCAACTGAACTGAGGTCATATGAGGATGCATGGAAACTTGATTCTGATTTGCAGTCTTTTGATACCACAGTCCAAGCTCGAGCAAATCAAGTCATGAATACTCTAGCAGTTGGAGTTGAGGTTCGGTCCCTTTCGTTTGAGTCTCTGAAACAAGTCACAGAGTGCCTTCTGGAAATGAATCAGGAAGTTGTCAAGGTGATCTTAGACTGCAAGAAAGATATATGGAAGAATCGAGAACTGTTTGAACTTGTTGAGGAGTACTTTGATAACAGCTTGCAGACTCTAGATTTTTGCACTGCATTGGAGAAGTGCCTGAAACGAGCCAGGGATAGCCAATTGCTTATTCTTGTTGCCCTTCAACAATTTGAAGAGGAAACTGAGATGGGAGAGAAGCACTATATCAGGACATTACAGGAACTGAAGAATTTCAAGGCAGCTGGTGACCCTTTCAGTGAAGAATTCTTCCAAATGTATCAATCTATTTACAACCAGCAGATACTAATGCTTGAGAAATTGCGAGTGAGACAAAGCAAGCTTGATAAGAAAGCTAAACAAATCCACACCGGGAGGAAAGTATCAAGTATGATATTTGTGGCTACAGTTGCTGCTGTGTTGATCTGTTCAATTGTGGCTGCAGCAATTGCTACTCCACATGTTGCAGCTGCTCTAGCTGCTGTTACTGCAGTCCCAATTGGTTCAATGGGAAAGTGGATTGACTCCTTGTTGAAGAACTATGAAACTGTTGTGAGAGGACAGAAGGAAGTAATTGTCTCGATGCAAGTTGGAACCTATGTTGCTATAAAGGACTTGGACAACATTCGGGTCCTCATTGATAGGTTGGAAATTGAGATTGAATCTCTTTTGCAGAATGTGAAATTTGCCATTGAGGATGATGCTGTGAAGGTTGCAATAGAAGAGATCAAGAAGAAATTGGAAGTTTTTATGAAGAATGTTGAAGATTTAGGAGGACAAACTGATAATTGTAGCAGGGACATTATAAGAGCTAGAACTGTGGTTCTACAAAAAATCATAAAGCTTCCCCACACTTAA
- the LOC108335633 gene encoding pentatricopeptide repeat-containing protein At5g18950 translates to MTMTMVRGTPMYSSVTLFCRRFAQFRNLSSETKLGYHDLPTENLDAKDCNFIHEICRITRTKARWEDTLLSLYPSFNFSEPSFFLLYLNHQNNAFLSLRFFHWLCSSCGFSPDQSSCSALFCSLVDAGACKTAKLLLDYPGFTPEPASLEGYIQGLGRAGMVEEAVDMLKQVGFCPSVATWNACLLSCWRAGRTDFVWTLYEQMTESGVAASINVETAGYLIMAFCAENKALKGYELLRELLENGLLPDNVVFNALIRGFCKERQYARVSEILHIMIARQCNPDIFTYQEIINGLLKRKNSEGFRVFNDLKDRGYFPDRVMYTTVIKGLCEMEMPGEARKMWFEMIKKGFQPNEYTYNIMMHRYFKIGDLVGARKIFEDMCSRGYAETTVCYTTMISGLCLHGRTDEAHSLFEEMVQKGIVRDLITYNSLIKGLCNNGELVQARKLLNELLAQGLKPSVSSLNPLIKRLCEEGDTQGAIRLWKDMQDKHLQPIASTHDYIITGLCKEGDSLQGMEWLLNMPSWKLKPQEQTFEFLINSLSQEDRLDDILVVLEFMFRIGYRLKESTIHSLVSKFSRDGFQFPDLCLEKIIERN, encoded by the coding sequence ATGACGATGACAATGGTGAGGGGAACTCCAATGTATTCTTCTGTGACCCTCTTCTGTCGAAGATTTGCCCAATTCCGAAACCTCTCCTCAGAGACCAAACTAGGGTATCATGATCTTCCCACCGAAAACCTCGATGCTAAAGATTGCAACTTTATCCATGAAATTTGTAGGATTACACGAACAAAGGCCCGATGGGAGGACACCCTTCTTTCCCTGTATCCATCTTTCAATTTTTCTGAACCCTCTTTCTTCCTCCTTTATCTTAACCACCAGAACAATGCCTTCCTCTCCCTCCGTTTCTTTCACTGGCTGTGCTCTTCTTGTGGTTTCTCACCTGACCAATCATCTTGCAGTGCCCTCTTCTGTTCGCTTGTGGATGCTGGAGCCTGCAAAACAGCAAAGTTATTGCTTGATTACCCGGGCTTCACTCCGGAGCCTGCTTCCTTGGAGGGTTATATTCAGGGTCTCGGAAGGGCTGGGATGGTTGAAGAAGCAGTTGATATGTTGAAACAGGTTGGGTTTTGCCCCTCCGTAGCAACTTGGAATGCATGTCTCTTGAGTTGCTGGAGGGCTGGGAGGACTGATTTTGTTTGGACATTGTATGAACAGATGACGGAATCCGGTGTTGCTGCTAGCATTAATGTGGAAACTGCTGGATATCTGATAATGGCATTCTGTGCAGAAAACAAAGCTTTGAAAGGGTATGAACTTCTTAGGGAACTTCTGGAAAATGGCTTACTTCCTGACAATGTTGTTTTCAATGCACTTATTAGGGGGTTTTGTAAGGAGAGACAATATGCTCGAGTATCTGAGATCCTTCATATTATGATTGCCAGACAATGCAATCCCGATATCTTTACTTATCAAGAAATCATAAATGGACTCCTGAAAAGGAAGAACTCTGAGGGTTTCCGGGTATTTAATGATCTCAAGGACAGAGGATATTTCCCAGACAGGGTTATGTACACAACTGTGATCAAGGGTCTCTGTGAGATGGAAATGCCTGGGGAAGCCAGGAAAATGTGGTTTGAGATGATTAAAAAAGGATTTCAGCCAAATGAATACACCTATAATATAATGATGCATCGGTATTTTAAGATTGGTGATCTTGTTGGGGCAAGGAAGATCTTTGAGGATATGTGCAGCAGAGGTTATGCAGAAACCACAGTTTGCTATACCACAATGATTTCAGGTTTGTGTTTGCATGGAAGGACAGATGAAGCACATAGCTTGTTTGAAGAAATGGTTCAGAAGGGCATTGTTCGTGATTTGATTACATACAATTCTCTTATTAAAGGCCTGTGCAATAATGGGGAGCTGGTTCAGGCAAGAAAATTATTGAATGAACTGCTGGCACAGGGATTAAAGCCATCAGTTTCCTCTCTTAATCCTCTTATTAAAAGATTATGTGAAGAAGGAGACACACAGGGTGCGATTAGGCTGTGGAAGGATATGCAGGATAAGCATTTGCAACCAATAGCCAGTACGcatgattatattataactGGGTTATGCAAAGAAGGAGATTCTCTGCAGGGAATGGAGTGGTTGCTAAACATGCCGAGTTGGAAGCTGAAACCCCAGGAACAGACTTTTGAGTTCCTGATTAACAGTCTATCACAAGAAGATAGGTTGGATGACATTTTGGTTGTTTTAGAGTTCATGTTTAGAATAGGATATAGACTAAAAGAAAGCACAATTCATTCTTTGGTGAGTAAATTTAGCAGGGATGGTTTTCAGTTTCCTGACTTATGTTTGGAGAAGATCATAGAGAGGAATTGA